One segment of Ziziphus jujuba cultivar Dongzao chromosome 12, ASM3175591v1 DNA contains the following:
- the LOC107429652 gene encoding disease resistance protein RPV1-like: protein MQSSSSSSSKTRQWKYDVFLSFRGEDTRKSFTDHLYAAMERRGIATFRDDERLERGKPISQELLKAIEDSRFSVVIFSRNYAASTWCLDEVAKIVECMKVMGQTVLPVFYHIDPSKVRKQLGSFEDAFVRHEEDFKGNERKVQTWRDALAYVANLSGWDLRDRHESKVIQEIVDMVFNKLSYSFCNFNKNIVGIESQVEELLHYLDLEINDAVRTVGICGMVGIGKT, encoded by the exons AtgcaatcatcatcatcatcctcttctAAAACTCGTCAATGGAAGTATGATGTTTTTCTTAGTTTCAGAGGAGAAGACACTCGCAAGAGCTTCACAGACCATCTCTATGCTGCTATGGAAAGGAGAGGAATTGCCACTTTCAGAGATGATGAAAGACTAGAGAGAGGAAAACCCATTTCCCAGGAGCTCTTGAAAGCCATAGAAGATTCAAGATTTTCTGTTGTTATTTTCTCGAGAAACTATGCTGCTTCtacatggtgtttggatgaagtGGCAAAGATTGTTGAGTGTATGAAAGTGATGGGCCAAACTGTTCTGCCTGTTTTCTACCATATAGATCCTTCTAAGGTCAGGAAACAACTGGGAAGCTTTGAGGATGCTTTTGTTAGGCATGAAGAAGATTTCAAAGGGAATGAAAGAAAGGTCCAGACATGGAGGGATGCTTTGGCATATGTTGCTAATCTCTCTGGATGGGATTTAAGAGATAG ACATGAATCTAAAGTTATCCAAGAAATTGTTGATATGGTATTCAACAAACTGAGCTATTCCTTCTGTAATTTCAACAAAAACATAGTTGGGATTGAATCCCAAGTGGAGGAATTGCTTCATTATCTAGACCTAGAGATAAATGATGCTGTTCGAACTGTAGGGATATGTGGAATGGTTGGGATAGGCAAGACCTGA
- the LOC107429669 gene encoding zinc finger CCCH domain-containing protein 17: MVAGAQQKPQHQSIHQQQQPPQQVPTTSAEEEALKRNTDCVYFLASPLTCKKGSECEYRHSEYARVNPRDCWYWLNGNCLNPKCAFRHPPLDGLLGTQAATTVGSSVSSAQVVAAPAPAPAPATLVPNNSSKQAVPCIFFQKGLCLKGDRCAFLHGPNPTNTSKVLQAPAATQGSEPMNPKKVFGSLQKCTQDQKIINTNVSKAVGIHPEVSSALKLETALPKNRVSAERNVPATKASDDEALRYKAMSSLPVINGNSIIRPNRTHQIIVSDDHGFQNGKDADEFLRESSPGFDVLVDDELGDPDYFHGEDQYGRTRAHDGRNMNPVDDYDIDRSADYSSVADADRERFRDPRGYDSYEHLQEQYGWDQHRASSERVVVGPAHLDRRGYHKSGSPDNINGSDLRNRLSKQKRGNGLRSVISHDYDRTDHFEEQNYRGSSRRDSHQLHPHEGSLSSRLRGRIKLPRDSSPANGSDFRLEREVDRGRNRSRLSPSRPQVSSPQGRLQDRIKGRLQGDYHNEGRISRGLRIRREDDRSGDFAGPKSLAELKVGKVGESKDQSLLGKRKSVRMEDPQQSEGHLSFEGPKPLSEILKRKREAGVGDSGSGKSSLNKEENNQRQMQSAVSVGTEQEGNKEESKSAIGTEEKTNAAHGQSTQEPNVNEFEAEDGMIYDEEDQELDGEEQRDGDYDYEQGEEGDYNYDGENVEGEEEYIEDEDVDGDGDDFAKKIGVMFS; encoded by the exons ATGGTAGCGGGTGCACAGCAAAAGCCTCAGCACCAGAGCATCCATCAGCAGCAGCAGCCGCCGCAGCAAGTCCCCACGACTTCTGCTGAAGAGGAGGCTCTCAAGAGGAATACCGATTGCGTCTATTTTCTTGCATCGCCTCTCACATGCAAAAAG GGTAGTGAATGTGAATATCGCCACAGCGAATATGCCCGGGTTAATCCCAGAGATTGCTGGTACTGGTTAAATGGTAATTGCTTGAATCCAAAATGCGCGTTTAGGCATCCG cCTCTTGATGGTCTGTTAGGAACCCAAGCAGCAACAACTGTTGGATCTTCTGTGTCGTCAGCTCAGGTTGTAGCAGCACCTGCACCTGCACCTGCACCTGCGACACTTGTTCCTAACAATTCTAGTAAACAAGCAGTACCCTGTATATTCTTCCAAAAAGGGCTTTGCTTAAAAGGTGATAGGTGTGCCTTCTTGCATGGACCAAATCCAACAAACACTAGTAAAGTCTTGCAAGCACCAGCAGCCACCCAAGGTTCCGAGCCTATGAATCCTAAGAAGGTTTTTGGCAGCCTTCAAAAGTGCACTCAAGATCAGAAGATAATCAATACAAATGTCTCAAAGGCAGTTGGAATACATCCTGAAGTTAGTTCTGCTCTAAAGCTTGAAACGGCTCTACCTAAAAATAGAGTTAGTGCAGAGAGAAATGTACCAGCAACCAAAGCCTCTGATGATGAGGCTCTTAGATACAAGGCAATGAGTAGTCTACCTGTTATCAATGGAAACTCTATAATTCGGCCCAATCGTACGCACCAGATCATTGTATCCGATGATCACGGTTTTCAGAATGGTAAGGATGCTGATGAGTTCTTGAGAGAATCTTCTCCTGGTTTTGATGTTCTTGTAGATGATGAGCTTGGTGATCCTGATTATTTTCATGGTGAAGATCAATATGGAAGGACAAGAGCTCATGATGGAAGGAACATGAATCCTGTGGATGACTATGATATTGACCGTTCAGCTGATTACAGTTCAGTGGCTGATGCTGATCGGGAAAGATTTCGTGATCCACGAGGTTATGACTCTTATGAGCACTTGCAAGAGCAGTATGGTTGGGATCAGCACAGGGCTTCATCTGAGAGAGTGGTAGTTGGGCCAGCTCATCTTGACAGGAGGGGCTATCATAAATCAGGTAGTCCAGATAACATTAATGGGTCGGATCTTAGGAATAGATTATCTAAGCAAAAAAGAGGAAACGGTTTGAGATCTGTCATCAGTCATGATTATGACCGTACTGACCATTTCGAGGAGCAAAATTATCGGGGGTCTTCTCGGAGAGATTCACACCAGTTACACCCCCATGAGGGTTCACTTAGTAGTCGCCTTCGTGGAAGAATAAAGCTTCCACGGGATTCTTCTCCTGCCAATGGTAGTGATTTCCGTctggaaagggaagttgacagGGGAAGGAATCGGAGCAGATTGTCACCCAGCAGGCCTCAAGTCTCCTCCCCTCAAGGAAGGCTTCAAGATAGAATTAAAGGAAGACTACAGGGGGACTACCATAACGAGGGGAGAATTTCTAGGGGTTTGCGTATCAGGAGAGAAGATGACAGAAGTGGAGACTTTGCTGGTCCTAAAAGTTTGGCCGAACTGAAAGTTGGAAAGGTTGGGGAAAGTAAGGATCAATCACTACTTGGAAAACGAAAGAGTGTGAGGATGGAGGATCCTCAGCAATCTGAAGGTCATCTTTCATTTGAAGGACCAAAGCCTCTAAGTGAGATTCTGAAGAGGAAGAGAGAAGCTGGGGTTGGAGATTCTGGTAGTGGAAAATCATCCCTCAATAAAGAGGAAAATAATCAAAGGCAGATGCAAAGTGCTGTGTCCGTGGGAACCGAGCAAGAAGGCAATAAGGAAGAATCCAAGTCTGCAATTGGAACAGAAGAAAAAACCAATGCTGCTCATGGGCAGTCTACTCAAGAACCTAATGTGAATGAGTTTGAGGCTGAAGATGGGATGATTTATGACGAGGAGGATCAAGAGCTTGACGGTGAAGAGCAGAGAGATGGGGACTATGATTACGAACAAGGTGAGGAAGGGGACTATAATTATGATGGTGAAAATGTCGAAGGGGAAGAGGAATATATAGAGGATGAGGATGTGGATGGGGATGGGGATGACTTTGCAAAGAAGATTGGTGTGATGTTCTCTTGA
- the LOC107429663 gene encoding putative pentatricopeptide repeat-containing protein At5g43820 yields MAFGGIPWCFLASQSQRYLGLSRHLRRARHPFPCLRLPIPLFSFSTLSDSSYTFNDEYLIKHQSTLDERNVLDELSNLLPVSCSTSATNLYKKEYAENKIDIRAADGFLSPEDKLRGVFLQKLKGKTAIEHALSNVGVELNLNVVAEVVNRGSLGSEDIVIFSNWAIKQPLISKDIHFYHIILRALGRRKFFKDMIKILRDMRTKGINPNLETISIVMDSFLRARQVSKAIQTFRNLEEVGLNCETKTLNVLLQCLCQRSHVGTANSFLNSMKGKIPFNGTTYNIVVNGWSKFGRISEMERLLDEMVVDGISPDSLTFTHLIDGFGRAGQIDKAIEIFENMKQGGCLLNTSSYNAMISNFIYVGDFDEATKYYRSMLSNNCEADIDTYTSIITGFLKARKVADALEMFDEMLARGVFPPTGTLTSFIKTLCSYGPPHAAMIVYRKAKAVGCRFSSSAYKLLLMRLSRFGKCGMLLSIWNEMQECGYSSDVEVYEYVINGLCNVGQLENAVLVMEECLRKGFCPSRLICSKVNHKLLDSNKVEKAYKLFLKIKVARRNDNARRFWRSKGWHF; encoded by the coding sequence ATGGCTTTTGGTGGCATTCCTTGGTGTTTCTTGGCGTCTCAATCACAAAGATATTTAGGGTTGTCTAGGCACCTTAGGAGAGCCAGGCATCCTTTTCCCTGCCTCCGTTTGCCAAttcctttattttcattttcaacccTTAGTGATTCATCATATACATTCAATGATGAATATTTGATCAAGCACCAATCTACTCTCGATGAACGCAATGTTCTTGATGAACTGTCTAATTTGTTACCAGTATCATGTAGTACTTCAGCTACAAACctatataaaaaggaatatgcagaaaataaaatagatattagAGCAGCCGATGGGTTTTTATCACCTGAAGATAAATTGCGAGGAGTATTCCTTCAGAAACTGAAAGGTAAAACTGCAATTGAGCATGCTTTATCTAATGTTGGTGTGGAATTAAATCTCAATGTTGTTGCAGAAGTGGTGAACCGAGGGAGTTTAGGCAGTGAAGATATTGTTATCTTTTCTAATTGGGCAATTAAACAGCCCTTGATATCAAAAGATATTCATTTTTACCATATAATTCTCAGGGCATTGGGCAGAAGAAAATTCTTTAAAGATATGATCAAAATTCTGCGTGACATGAGGACCAAAGGCATAAATCCCAATTTAGAGACCATATCGATTGTAATGGATAGTTTCTTGAGGGCTCGACAAGTATCCAAAGCAATTCAAACATTTCGGAACTTAGAAGAAGTTGGGTTGAATTGCGAAACCAAGACTTTGAATGTGCTTCTGCAATGCTTGTGTCAGCGATCCCATGTAGGTACAGCAAATTCATTTCTTAATTCAATGAAGGGGAAGATTCCCTTCAATGGTACTACATATAACATTGTTGTGAATGGATGGTCAAAATTTGGTAGAATTAGTGAAATGGAGAGACTTTTGGATGAAATGGTAGTAGATGGAATTAGTCCTGATAGTTTAACTTTCACTCACCTCATAGATGGTTTTGGGAGAGCTGGTCAGATTGATAAAGCTATTGAGATTTTTGAGAACATGAAACAGGGAGGTTGCTTGCTAAACACTAGTTCATACAATGCAATGATTtccaattttatatatgttggaGATTTTGATGAAGCTACGAAGTATTATAGGAGTATGTTGAGTAATAATTGTGAAGCAGACATTGATACTTATACCAGTATAATCACTGGATTTCTCAAGGCTCGGAAAGTGGCTGATGCACTTGAAATGTTTGATGAAATGTTAGCTCGAGGAGTTTTTCCTCCTACGGGGACTTTAACATCCTTTATCAAAACTTTATGCAGCTATGGTCCACCTCATGCTGCTATGATAGTTTATCGGAAAGCAAAAGCAGTTGGATGTAGATTTTCATCGAGTGCTTATAAGTTATTGCTGATGAGGCTTTCTAGGTTTGGTAAATGTGGAATGCTGTTAAGCATATGGAATGAGATGCAAGAATGTGGTTATTCTTCAGATGTTGAAGTTTATGAATATGTCATTAATGGACTTTGCAACGTTGGGCAACTTGAAAATGCTGTACTTGTCATGGAGGAGTGTTTGAGAAAAGGGTTTTGCCCAAGCAGGCTTATCTGTAGCAAAGTGAATCACAAACTACTAGACTCAAACAAAGTTGAGAAAGCATATAAgctgtttttgaaaattaaagtgGCTCGTCGCAATGACAATGCACGGAGATTTTGGCGTTCTAAAGGGTGGCACTTTTGA